The Lysobacterales bacterium genome has a segment encoding these proteins:
- a CDS encoding LacI family DNA-binding transcriptional regulator has protein sequence MPSRIDDVARRAGVSLKTVSRVLNREPNVRETTRARVEAAVRELDYRPHPSARSLAGRRSYVIALLYDNPSANYLMQIQAGVLEACEANHYTLMLRPLGYRDPDLLAAVRGFALQYRPDGMILTPPITDHVGLLHLLDSLDMPYASISSGHEDGHVGVELDETRAAREIVGHLIALGHRRIAHISGHADHCASGWRLSGYRQALQAAGLDGGEELIVPGEFSFESGVAAGARLFDLPDPPSAIFAGNDDMAAGALHAAYERGLTVPGDVSVCGFDDTPIALQVYPSLTTIRQPSREMGRTAAIQLIDNLAGHGAGARVRVEHQLMLRSSTGPAPAR, from the coding sequence ATGCCCAGCCGCATCGACGATGTCGCCCGACGGGCCGGCGTTTCGCTGAAGACGGTGTCGCGCGTCCTCAACCGCGAACCGAACGTCCGCGAGACGACCCGGGCGCGGGTCGAGGCCGCGGTGCGCGAACTCGACTACCGGCCCCACCCCTCCGCGCGCAGCCTGGCCGGCCGGCGCTCGTACGTGATCGCCCTGCTCTACGACAACCCCAGCGCCAACTACCTGATGCAGATCCAGGCCGGCGTGCTGGAGGCCTGCGAAGCCAACCACTACACGCTGATGCTGCGTCCGCTGGGCTATCGCGACCCGGACCTGCTCGCAGCGGTCAGGGGTTTCGCCCTGCAGTACCGGCCGGACGGCATGATCCTGACGCCGCCGATCACCGACCATGTCGGGCTGCTGCACCTGCTCGACAGCCTGGACATGCCCTACGCCAGCATCTCCTCCGGACACGAAGACGGGCATGTCGGCGTCGAGCTGGACGAAACCCGGGCGGCGCGGGAGATCGTCGGGCACCTGATCGCCCTGGGTCACCGCCGCATCGCGCATATCAGCGGCCATGCCGACCATTGCGCGAGCGGCTGGCGCCTCAGCGGCTATCGCCAGGCCCTGCAGGCCGCCGGTCTCGACGGAGGCGAGGAACTGATCGTGCCCGGCGAGTTCTCCTTCGAATCCGGCGTCGCCGCCGGCGCCCGCCTGTTCGACCTGCCCGACCCGCCCAGCGCGATCTTCGCGGGCAACGACGACATGGCGGCCGGTGCGCTCCATGCCGCCTACGAACGCGGCCTCACCGTGCCCGGCGACGTGTCCGTGTGCGGCTTCGACGACACGCCGATCGCCCTGCAGGTCTACCCGTCCCTGACCACCATCCGGCAACCGAGCAGGGAGATGGGGCGCACCGCCGCGATCCAGCTGATCGACAACCTGGCCGGGCACGGCGCGGGCGCGCGCGTGCGCGTCGAGCACCAGCTGATGCTGCGCAGTTCCACCGGGCCGGCGCCGGCCCGGTGA